One Glycine soja cultivar W05 chromosome 2, ASM419377v2, whole genome shotgun sequence genomic region harbors:
- the LOC114378900 gene encoding transcription factor PRE6-like encodes MSSRRSRSRQSGASAEITDAQITDLVSKLQQLIPELRARRSDKVSAAKVLQETCNYIKNLHREVDDLSDRLSELLANTDSNSAQAAIIRSLLM; translated from the exons atgtCTAGCAGAAGATCTCGTTCAAGACAATCCGGTGCTTCCGCTGAGATCACTGATGCTCAAATCACCGATCTCGTTTCCAAGTTACAACAACTTATCCCTGAGCTTCGTGCTAGGCGCTCCGACAAG GTTTCAGCTGCTAAGGTATTGCAGGAGACATGCAACTACATAAAGAACTTGCACAGAGAGGTTGATGATCTAAGTGACCGATTATCGGAGCTTTTGGCTAACACAGACTCCAACAGTGCTCAAGCAGCCATTATTAGGAGCTTACTTATGTAA
- the LOC114378905 gene encoding binding partner of ACD11 1 isoform X2: MKLYNKTQDSFNLILLQKSLREEEITVCDSIASVSSIPAPLLFRKHKMNSGGYAVEVTGLSPKATDKDVRDFFAFSGVIENVEIIRSGDYACTAYVTFKDAYAQETACLLSGATILDQRVCITRWGHYEDEFDFWNQPSYSHEDETASTTPQSNQFVSSAGEAVTMAQEVVRTMLSKGYVLSKDALAKAKDFDESHQVSATATAKVSELSQRIGLSDKISAGIGAVKSVDQRYNVSETTMAAASTAGRSVAAAANSLVNSSYFSKGALWVSGALTRAAQVASDMGTHRDRQ, encoded by the exons ATGAAACTATATAATAAAACCCAAgatagttttaatttaattctgcTTCAGAAATCCCTGCGTGAAGAAGAAATCACTGTGTGTGATTCAATTGCATCGGTTTCTTCAATTCCAGCACCG TTGTTGTTTCGGAAACACAAGATGAATTCTGGTGGGTACGCTGTTGAGGTTACGGGTCTCTCGCCAAAAGCCACGGACAAGGATGTTCGTGACTTCTTTGCTTTCTCCGGTGTCATTGAGAATGTTGAAATTATCAG GTCTGGTGATTATGCTTGTACCGCTTATGTGACATTCAAAGATGCATATGCTCAAGAAACTGCATGCTTGCTCAGT GGAGCCACTATTTTAGATCAACGTGTATGCATAACACGCTGGGGACACTATGaagatgaatttgatttttggaaCCAGCCTTCGTATAGTCATGAGGATGAGACTGCTTCAAct ACACCACAAAGCAATCAATTTGTTTCCTCTGCTGGAGAAGCAGTTACCATGGCTCAAGAAGTTGTTAGGACCATGCTGTCAAAGGGATATGTTCTCAGCAAGGATGCACTAGCTAAGGCTAAAGACTTTGACGAGTCTCATCAGGTTTCCGCCACTGCAACAGCGAAGGTTTCTGAACTGAGCCAGAGAATTGGCCTATCAGATAAGATATCTGCAGGTATTGGAGCTGTTAAATCTGTGGATCAGAGATATAATGTCTCTGAAACAACCATGGCGGCTGCATCCACAGCAGGAAGATCGGTAGCAGCGGCTGcaaactctttggtaaataGCAGCTATTTTTCAAAAGGAGCCTTGTGGGTGTCAGGTGCTCTAACCCGAGCAGCTCAGGTTGCTTCTGATATGGGTACTCACAGGGATAGGCAGTAA
- the LOC114378905 gene encoding binding partner of ACD11 1 isoform X1, producing the protein MKLYNKTQDSFNLILLQKSLREEEITVCDSIASVSSIPAPHHKQLLFRKHKMNSGGYAVEVTGLSPKATDKDVRDFFAFSGVIENVEIIRSGDYACTAYVTFKDAYAQETACLLSGATILDQRVCITRWGHYEDEFDFWNQPSYSHEDETASTTPQSNQFVSSAGEAVTMAQEVVRTMLSKGYVLSKDALAKAKDFDESHQVSATATAKVSELSQRIGLSDKISAGIGAVKSVDQRYNVSETTMAAASTAGRSVAAAANSLVNSSYFSKGALWVSGALTRAAQVASDMGTHRDRQ; encoded by the exons ATGAAACTATATAATAAAACCCAAgatagttttaatttaattctgcTTCAGAAATCCCTGCGTGAAGAAGAAATCACTGTGTGTGATTCAATTGCATCGGTTTCTTCAATTCCAGCACCG CATCATAAGCAGTTGTTGTTTCGGAAACACAAGATGAATTCTGGTGGGTACGCTGTTGAGGTTACGGGTCTCTCGCCAAAAGCCACGGACAAGGATGTTCGTGACTTCTTTGCTTTCTCCGGTGTCATTGAGAATGTTGAAATTATCAG GTCTGGTGATTATGCTTGTACCGCTTATGTGACATTCAAAGATGCATATGCTCAAGAAACTGCATGCTTGCTCAGT GGAGCCACTATTTTAGATCAACGTGTATGCATAACACGCTGGGGACACTATGaagatgaatttgatttttggaaCCAGCCTTCGTATAGTCATGAGGATGAGACTGCTTCAAct ACACCACAAAGCAATCAATTTGTTTCCTCTGCTGGAGAAGCAGTTACCATGGCTCAAGAAGTTGTTAGGACCATGCTGTCAAAGGGATATGTTCTCAGCAAGGATGCACTAGCTAAGGCTAAAGACTTTGACGAGTCTCATCAGGTTTCCGCCACTGCAACAGCGAAGGTTTCTGAACTGAGCCAGAGAATTGGCCTATCAGATAAGATATCTGCAGGTATTGGAGCTGTTAAATCTGTGGATCAGAGATATAATGTCTCTGAAACAACCATGGCGGCTGCATCCACAGCAGGAAGATCGGTAGCAGCGGCTGcaaactctttggtaaataGCAGCTATTTTTCAAAAGGAGCCTTGTGGGTGTCAGGTGCTCTAACCCGAGCAGCTCAGGTTGCTTCTGATATGGGTACTCACAGGGATAGGCAGTAA
- the LOC114378905 gene encoding binding partner of ACD11 1 isoform X3: MNSGGYAVEVTGLSPKATDKDVRDFFAFSGVIENVEIIRSGDYACTAYVTFKDAYAQETACLLSGATILDQRVCITRWGHYEDEFDFWNQPSYSHEDETASTTPQSNQFVSSAGEAVTMAQEVVRTMLSKGYVLSKDALAKAKDFDESHQVSATATAKVSELSQRIGLSDKISAGIGAVKSVDQRYNVSETTMAAASTAGRSVAAAANSLVNSSYFSKGALWVSGALTRAAQVASDMGTHRDRQ; the protein is encoded by the exons ATGAATTCTGGTGGGTACGCTGTTGAGGTTACGGGTCTCTCGCCAAAAGCCACGGACAAGGATGTTCGTGACTTCTTTGCTTTCTCCGGTGTCATTGAGAATGTTGAAATTATCAG GTCTGGTGATTATGCTTGTACCGCTTATGTGACATTCAAAGATGCATATGCTCAAGAAACTGCATGCTTGCTCAGT GGAGCCACTATTTTAGATCAACGTGTATGCATAACACGCTGGGGACACTATGaagatgaatttgatttttggaaCCAGCCTTCGTATAGTCATGAGGATGAGACTGCTTCAAct ACACCACAAAGCAATCAATTTGTTTCCTCTGCTGGAGAAGCAGTTACCATGGCTCAAGAAGTTGTTAGGACCATGCTGTCAAAGGGATATGTTCTCAGCAAGGATGCACTAGCTAAGGCTAAAGACTTTGACGAGTCTCATCAGGTTTCCGCCACTGCAACAGCGAAGGTTTCTGAACTGAGCCAGAGAATTGGCCTATCAGATAAGATATCTGCAGGTATTGGAGCTGTTAAATCTGTGGATCAGAGATATAATGTCTCTGAAACAACCATGGCGGCTGCATCCACAGCAGGAAGATCGGTAGCAGCGGCTGcaaactctttggtaaataGCAGCTATTTTTCAAAAGGAGCCTTGTGGGTGTCAGGTGCTCTAACCCGAGCAGCTCAGGTTGCTTCTGATATGGGTACTCACAGGGATAGGCAGTAA